One window of the Dioscorea cayenensis subsp. rotundata cultivar TDr96_F1 chromosome 24, TDr96_F1_v2_PseudoChromosome.rev07_lg8_w22 25.fasta, whole genome shotgun sequence genome contains the following:
- the LOC120252880 gene encoding uncharacterized protein LOC120252880, giving the protein MALVASNGLFHLKVLMLKPSNLHNPKPNPNQVINSSSLSSKKRCLRCGSLYHDMDNSPTACSFHGHTTGERGLFALAPPHQGIDGEWSEKSGVIVYRWNEKGNRPNTGRANWKKRWTCCQEYDEHATPCRKGWHVCYDDGYTLY; this is encoded by the exons ATGGCTTTGGTGGCTTCCAATGGTCTATTCCATCTCAAAGTCCTCATGCTCAAGCCCTCAAACCTCCACAACCCTAAGCCTAACCCTAACCAAGTCATAAACTCATCTTCTCTTTCATCAAAGAAGAGATGCTTAAGGTGTGGTAGTCTCTACCATGATATGGATAACTCCCCCACTGCTTGCTCTTTTCATGGCCACACAACTG GTGAAAGAGGGTTGTTTGCACTAGCACCGCCGCATCAAGGTATCGACGGAGAATGGAGCGAAAAGAGTGGTGTTATAGTCTACCGATGGAATGAGAAAGGAAACCGGCCAAACACCGGTAGGGCTAACTGGAAGAAGAGATGGACATGCTGCCAGGAGTATGATGAGCATGCAACACCTTGCAGAAAAGGCTGGCATGTTTGCTATGATGATGGATATACattgtattaa
- the LOC120252800 gene encoding thylakoid lumenal 19 kDa protein, chloroplastic-like — protein sequence MATLFTTNLSTTFSSTSNPNPNPKPSLNPKPSNLHFLKPLATSLAATSLLLSIPSLSLSSPSFNLYYGTAASAANYGGYGGNSSKQDAAEYTYEVPSDWKERLVSKIEKGTNGTDSEFFNPKKRSERVYLTYLAGFRALAPMDTVLSNLALSDVELQDLISSADTVRAMEKKDGDGQVYYEYEIDGAAAHRLISVTCARNKLYAHFVAAPNTEWQRDKDMLTRIHDSFKTVVT from the coding sequence ATGGCCACCCTCTTCACCACCAACCTCTCCACCACCTTCTCCTCCACCtccaaccctaaccctaaccctaaaccttccttaaaccctaaaccctccaACCTCCACTTCCTTAAACCCTTGGCCACCTCCCTTGCTGCCACTTCCCTCCTCCTCTCCATCCCttccctctccctctcctccCCTTCCTTCAACCTCTACTACGGCACCGCCGCCAGCGCCGCCAACTACGGCGGCTACGGCGGCAACTCCTCCAAACAAGACGCCGCCGAGTACACCTACGAGGTCCCTTCCGACTGGAAAGAGCGCCTCGTTTCCAAGATCGAGAAGGGCACCAACGGCACTGACTCCGAGTTCTTCAACCCTAAGAAGCGTTCCGAGCGCGTCTACCTCACCTACCTCGCCGGCTTCCGAGCTCTTGCCCCCATGGACACCGTCCTCTCCAACCTCGCCTTGTCCGACGTTGAGCTCCAGGACTTGATCTCCAGCGCTGATACTGTGCGCGCAATGGAGAAGAAGGACGGTGATGGGCAGGTTTATTACGAGTATGAGATAGACGGCGCCGCCGCTCACCGGCTTATTAGTGTGACGTGCGCGCGCAACAAGCTTTACGCGCACTTCGTCGCCGCGCCGAACACTGAGTGGCAGCGTGACAAGGATATGCTCACAAGAATCCATGACTCTTTCAAGACTGTTGTTACTTGA